In Dysgonomonadaceae bacterium zrk40, one genomic interval encodes:
- a CDS encoding threonylcarbamoyl-AMP synthase, with protein sequence MMKSEEIERAAAIIREGGLVAFPTETVYGLGANALDPLAVARIFAAKERPSFDPLIVHIASIDELELLTSGPTDLARRLAGKFWPGPLTLVLPKSERVPDIVTSGLGTVAVRMPDHPVALALISSAGCPVAAPSANKFGHLSPVTAAHVRKQLPEVDQVLDGGKTTVGIESTIVSLEGNHCTLLRPGRITLQDIEAAFPGQFVLQEGKTEKIVAPGLLKSHYSPTKPLYLFNPQQQQELSPSSGVILHGIPLQLPACQRLIYTSGDHNYLEVAAHLFSALHAMEDDPEISRIYIEPVEEHGVGRAIMDRIRKAVYQYEKER encoded by the coding sequence ATGATGAAGAGTGAGGAGATTGAGAGGGCTGCCGCCATCATCCGTGAGGGTGGTTTGGTGGCGTTCCCCACAGAAACAGTCTACGGACTTGGTGCCAATGCTCTCGATCCACTTGCCGTAGCGCGCATCTTCGCGGCGAAAGAGCGTCCCTCGTTCGACCCGCTGATCGTGCACATCGCCTCAATAGACGAGTTGGAGCTGCTTACCAGTGGACCTACCGACCTGGCAAGGCGACTTGCCGGCAAGTTCTGGCCCGGCCCGCTTACGCTGGTGTTGCCCAAGAGCGAGCGGGTTCCGGATATCGTTACCTCGGGATTGGGGACGGTGGCCGTCAGGATGCCGGATCACCCGGTAGCGCTGGCCCTGATTAGCAGCGCCGGTTGTCCGGTAGCCGCCCCCAGTGCCAACAAGTTCGGCCATTTGAGTCCGGTGACCGCCGCCCATGTAAGGAAGCAGCTGCCGGAGGTGGATCAGGTACTGGATGGAGGGAAGACTACCGTGGGCATCGAATCGACAATCGTCTCGCTCGAGGGGAACCACTGCACACTGCTCCGGCCGGGCCGAATCACCCTGCAGGATATTGAAGCCGCTTTTCCCGGACAGTTTGTGCTACAGGAGGGCAAGACAGAGAAGATCGTTGCTCCCGGTTTGCTGAAAAGCCACTACTCACCCACCAAACCGCTTTATCTTTTCAATCCGCAGCAGCAGCAGGAGTTGTCGCCCTCGTCCGGGGTAATCCTGCATGGAATTCCGTTGCAACTACCGGCTTGCCAACGATTGATCTACACCTCGGGCGACCACAATTACCTGGAGGTGGCGGCCCATCTCTTTTCCGCGTTGCATGCGATGGAAGATGACCCTGAAATCAGCCGGATCTACATTGAGCCGGTTGAGGAGCATGGCGTGGGCAGAGCCATCATGGACAGAATCCGGAAGGCGGTGTACCAGTACGAAAAGGAACGGTAA
- a CDS encoding DUF4914 family protein, which translates to MNHLFQLLETKNIALPADAVEILTGCRSFQVFNNTTELATAAVGGSDSQSFEVAYSLPDRGSVTEAVVHRVSNGVSANYTEPYMRRRDPDTMLIGDKLPSDKERFSDKMGYDFDLLRKETIAWLQSQDLALFFYFAGRDGIGTGGVAIVPANAGFFALGLAMLQQIIPLEELPEGFAIESAIYVAPTFRHTHFQGKQIVVHKRSEELHEIFSYNLYPGPSAKKGLYGALLTKGEREGWITAHCSTVQVVSPYDNITTFMHEGASGGGKSEMLQNIVREENGQVLIGSNSLTGERRLINFPLFCSFNPVTDDMALCHPSLQKNNGKLSVTDAENGWFIRVDGITDYGDEPFLEKLTIKPKEPLLFLNIESIPGGTALIWDHTEDSPGKRCPNPRVIVPREIVPNVVGQPVTVDIRSFGVRTPPCTKENPTYGIVGLFHILPPALAWLWRLAAPRGHANPSIVDGGGMGSEGVGSYWPFATGEMITHANLLLEQIIHTPRVRYTLTPNQYIGAWKVGFKPQLLMREYLTRRGNAKLRHDQYQAARCPLLGFELNYLTIEGAKIPSRFLQVHKQTEVENAGYDAGAEILYDFFRTELQKYLVPGLHPTGRRIIETCLRGGSVEEYLEIIPMDYQYTYVNGDDEE; encoded by the coding sequence ATGAATCATTTATTTCAACTTCTGGAAACAAAAAACATAGCTTTGCCTGCAGACGCTGTGGAAATTCTCACGGGATGCAGGTCTTTTCAGGTTTTCAACAATACGACAGAGCTGGCCACTGCCGCCGTGGGTGGCAGTGACAGCCAGAGTTTTGAGGTAGCATACAGCCTGCCGGACCGCGGCAGTGTGACCGAAGCGGTGGTTCACAGGGTCTCGAACGGTGTCTCGGCGAACTATACCGAACCCTACATGCGCCGCAGAGATCCCGACACCATGCTGATCGGCGACAAGTTGCCAAGCGACAAGGAGCGGTTCAGCGACAAGATGGGCTACGACTTTGATCTGCTGCGAAAGGAGACCATCGCCTGGCTGCAGTCGCAGGACCTGGCTCTCTTCTTCTACTTCGCCGGACGCGACGGCATCGGCACGGGGGGGGTTGCCATCGTTCCGGCAAATGCCGGTTTCTTTGCCCTGGGACTGGCCATGCTGCAACAGATCATCCCACTTGAGGAATTGCCTGAAGGGTTTGCCATCGAATCGGCCATCTATGTGGCACCCACCTTCCGCCACACCCATTTCCAGGGAAAGCAGATTGTGGTACACAAGCGCTCCGAGGAGCTGCACGAGATCTTCTCTTACAACCTCTACCCGGGACCCAGCGCCAAGAAGGGGCTCTACGGCGCCCTGCTGACCAAGGGTGAGCGGGAAGGGTGGATCACCGCCCACTGCTCCACGGTGCAGGTTGTGAGTCCCTACGACAACATCACCACCTTCATGCACGAGGGTGCCAGCGGCGGTGGCAAGAGCGAGATGCTGCAGAACATCGTGCGGGAGGAAAATGGACAAGTGCTGATTGGCTCCAACAGTCTCACCGGCGAAAGGCGACTGATCAACTTCCCCCTCTTCTGCTCATTCAACCCGGTGACCGACGATATGGCGTTGTGTCACCCCTCCCTGCAGAAGAACAATGGCAAGCTGTCCGTCACCGATGCAGAGAACGGCTGGTTCATTCGTGTGGACGGCATCACCGACTATGGCGATGAACCGTTTCTGGAGAAGCTGACAATCAAACCCAAGGAGCCGCTGCTCTTCCTGAACATCGAATCAATTCCCGGCGGCACCGCCCTGATCTGGGATCATACGGAGGACAGTCCCGGCAAACGTTGTCCCAACCCTCGTGTAATCGTGCCCAGGGAGATAGTGCCCAACGTGGTGGGTCAACCCGTGACGGTTGACATCCGCAGCTTCGGAGTACGCACCCCGCCCTGTACAAAAGAGAACCCCACCTACGGAATCGTGGGTCTGTTCCACATCCTCCCCCCTGCCCTGGCATGGCTCTGGCGACTGGCAGCACCGCGCGGTCATGCCAACCCCAGCATCGTGGATGGTGGCGGAATGGGAAGCGAGGGTGTCGGTTCCTACTGGCCCTTCGCCACGGGAGAGATGATTACCCACGCCAACCTGCTGCTGGAGCAGATCATCCACACTCCCCGCGTGCGTTACACGCTGACCCCCAACCAGTATATCGGCGCCTGGAAGGTGGGCTTCAAACCGCAGCTGCTGATGCGTGAATACCTCACCCGCAGGGGCAATGCCAAGCTGCGTCACGACCAGTACCAGGCGGCCCGTTGTCCGCTGCTCGGTTTTGAGTTGAACTACCTCACCATTGAAGGGGCCAAGATCCCCTCCCGCTTCCTGCAGGTGCACAAGCAGACGGAGGTGGAGAACGCGGGTTACGATGCGGGTGCCGAGATCCTGTACGACTTTTTCCGCACGGAGCTGCAGAAATACCTAGTACCGGGCCTTCATCCCACCGGACGGCGGATCATCGAGACCTGCCTGCGGGGTGGCAGCGTGGAGGAGTACCTTGAGATCATCCCGATGGATTACCAATATACCTATGTAAATGGTGATGATGAAGAGTGA
- a CDS encoding helix-turn-helix transcriptional regulator, which translates to MNRIGERIKRKRELRNLNLGELAERVGISASALSQIEKSKSFPSVITLKSIAEQLRTTVGELIGENEASAENPVVKRSEMKHSEGNSSGTNVYMLSHNDTNKQMDSYLLRFAKGSGIEQLFAGTHGEVFCHLLTGEVRFTLGEKQYILNQGDSISFSAKTPRDAVNNHDGISEMLWIQSPANF; encoded by the coding sequence ATGAACCGTATCGGCGAAAGAATCAAGCGAAAAAGAGAACTGCGCAACCTCAACCTGGGGGAGCTGGCGGAGAGGGTGGGCATCAGCGCCAGCGCCCTCTCACAGATTGAAAAATCGAAGTCCTTCCCTTCCGTCATCACATTGAAGAGCATTGCAGAACAGCTCCGCACCACCGTCGGCGAACTGATTGGCGAGAATGAAGCGAGCGCGGAAAACCCTGTTGTGAAGCGCAGCGAAATGAAACACAGCGAAGGGAACAGCTCCGGCACCAATGTCTACATGCTCTCGCACAACGACACCAACAAGCAGATGGACTCCTACCTGCTCCGGTTCGCCAAGGGATCGGGCATAGAGCAACTGTTCGCCGGCACCCATGGAGAGGTGTTTTGTCACCTACTCACCGGCGAGGTGAGATTCACCCTCGGCGAGAAGCAATATATCCTGAATCAGGGGGACAGCATCAGCTTCAGCGCGAAGACTCCCAGGGATGCTGTCAACAATCACGACGGAATCAGCGAGATGCTCTGGATCCAATCGCCGGCAAACTTCTGA
- a CDS encoding NigD-like N-terminal domain-containing protein, translating into MKITHLLFATGILLTMLILPSCLDDDDDVSRLYPNALVTVKEAADETVYFQLDETTTLLPVNITSHPFDSKEVRALVNYEEVDDSSEEYDQAVKVNWIDSIRTKPMAPNLGEDNDNEYGNDPVEIVSDWVTIAEDGYLTLRFRTMWSQLGITHYVNLIPTNNPENPYEVQFKHDANGDVSGRVGDGLVAFRLDQLPDTEGETVKLKLIWDSFNGEKSMEFDYRTRTATPASSAIAAARSVIPLK; encoded by the coding sequence ATGAAGATTACCCATTTACTTTTTGCAACGGGAATATTGCTAACAATGTTAATCCTGCCCTCGTGTCTGGACGACGACGATGATGTGAGTCGTCTCTATCCCAACGCCCTCGTGACTGTAAAGGAAGCAGCAGACGAAACAGTCTATTTCCAGCTGGATGAGACTACCACCCTGCTGCCGGTGAACATCACCTCACACCCTTTCGACTCAAAAGAGGTGAGGGCTCTTGTCAATTACGAGGAGGTGGACGACTCCAGTGAGGAGTATGATCAGGCCGTCAAGGTGAATTGGATCGACAGCATCCGGACAAAACCGATGGCACCCAATCTGGGAGAGGATAATGATAATGAATATGGCAATGACCCCGTGGAGATCGTATCCGACTGGGTGACAATAGCTGAAGATGGCTATCTGACCCTTCGTTTCCGAACAATGTGGAGCCAACTGGGAATCACCCATTACGTGAACCTCATCCCCACCAACAATCCCGAAAACCCCTACGAGGTGCAATTCAAGCACGATGCCAATGGCGATGTATCCGGCAGGGTAGGAGACGGACTGGTCGCCTTCAGGCTGGATCAGCTTCCCGATACGGAAGGAGAAACAGTGAAGCTGAAGCTGATATGGGATTCGTTCAATGGAGAGAAATCGATGGAATTTGATTACCGCACTCGCACTGCCACACCGGCATCTTCAGCCATTGCCGCCGCGAGAAGCGTGATACCCCTGAAGTAA
- a CDS encoding RNA polymerase sigma factor: MIEKENSERELVRQIVQGNRFAMKRFYDDYAGYLTAVSARYISNRDDIKDVLQDSFLKIFNAIHMFEYRGEGSLRAWASRIVANESLRHLSANEKMQFMSLPEEELPLAAEEPEPDFDDIPLPVIQEMIHSLPPGYRTVFNLYVFEQKSHREIASMLHIAESSSASQLHRAKGILMKEIELYRLKKKHDERSMAR, translated from the coding sequence ATGATTGAAAAAGAAAACAGTGAGCGGGAACTTGTTCGACAGATCGTGCAAGGCAACAGATTTGCCATGAAGCGGTTTTACGATGACTATGCCGGGTATCTTACCGCGGTATCTGCCCGTTACATCTCAAACAGGGATGATATCAAGGATGTATTGCAGGATAGTTTTCTGAAGATTTTCAACGCCATACATATGTTTGAATACAGGGGAGAGGGATCGTTGCGGGCATGGGCTTCACGCATCGTGGCAAACGAATCACTGAGGCATCTCAGCGCAAATGAAAAGATGCAGTTCATGAGTTTACCCGAGGAAGAGTTGCCCCTTGCGGCAGAGGAACCGGAGCCGGACTTCGACGACATTCCCCTCCCGGTCATTCAGGAGATGATCCATTCGCTTCCCCCCGGCTATCGTACCGTCTTCAACCTTTATGTATTCGAGCAGAAGAGTCACAGGGAGATTGCTTCCATGCTGCACATTGCAGAAAGCAGTTCCGCTTCGCAACTGCACAGGGCCAAGGGCATACTGATGAAAGAGATAGAGTTGTACCGCTTAAAGAAAAAGCACGATGAACGATCAATGGCAAGATAA
- a CDS encoding porin family protein, which yields MNDQWQDKLRNRMVLHEEPAPEGLWEGIEQRIPVGKMPVAGVVGTRRHLWRWRAGAMAVAAAVAILLIFVVRFNTADNRTGELFTEEKVTTPPQVQPTTVEITPVEKKAERFFVSARSRPAATPETALAETELPVDGQPTEEIATSDSENEKSTIETEEEEEISLGTDQLLAMNENRDQQPSSKWQSGLSMSNIPGGTSDTYTGYGTLALTETVEEQYYFLANDTRERAYTDVRHHQPITLGLTLRYNINDRWSVASGVTYSLLSSELRAGSGNYYYDDKQTLHFIGVPLNLAYTFWQSPKLSAYLSTGALVEKNVAGRLTSKYYIDNQLETTTREKISMHQLQWSANAAIGLGYRISNHVGLYAEPGISYYFRNGSHLETIYSDNPFNFNLQIGLRFTLGE from the coding sequence ATGAACGATCAATGGCAAGATAAACTGCGCAACCGGATGGTGCTGCATGAAGAGCCTGCACCGGAAGGGTTGTGGGAAGGGATTGAGCAGCGCATCCCTGTCGGGAAGATGCCCGTGGCAGGTGTAGTCGGCACCCGCCGGCACCTGTGGCGATGGCGTGCAGGAGCAATGGCCGTTGCCGCTGCCGTTGCCATCCTGCTGATATTCGTCGTGCGCTTCAACACTGCTGACAACCGGACCGGCGAGTTATTTACCGAAGAGAAGGTGACCACTCCGCCGCAGGTGCAGCCTACCACAGTGGAGATCACACCTGTTGAAAAGAAGGCGGAACGATTCTTCGTCTCAGCTCGAAGCAGACCTGCAGCCACACCTGAAACAGCCTTGGCTGAAACCGAACTTCCTGTTGACGGGCAGCCAACCGAAGAAATCGCGACGAGTGATAGCGAAAATGAAAAGAGCACCATTGAAACTGAAGAAGAGGAGGAGATCAGTTTGGGTACCGACCAGTTATTGGCAATGAATGAAAACAGAGATCAACAACCATCCTCCAAATGGCAGAGCGGCCTCTCCATGTCCAATATCCCCGGCGGTACATCTGATACCTATACCGGATACGGTACCCTTGCCCTGACAGAAACGGTGGAAGAGCAGTATTATTTTCTTGCCAACGACACCCGGGAGCGGGCATACACCGATGTGAGACACCATCAACCCATTACCCTCGGGCTCACCTTGCGGTATAATATCAACGATCGATGGAGTGTGGCCAGCGGGGTAACCTATTCGCTGTTATCATCGGAACTCCGCGCAGGAAGCGGCAATTATTATTACGACGACAAGCAGACGTTGCATTTCATTGGCGTTCCCCTGAATTTAGCCTATACCTTCTGGCAGAGTCCCAAATTATCGGCCTATCTCTCAACCGGCGCTCTTGTCGAGAAGAACGTTGCCGGACGCCTGACCTCAAAATACTACATCGACAATCAGCTGGAAACCACTACCCGGGAGAAAATATCAATGCATCAACTGCAATGGTCCGCCAATGCCGCCATCGGTCTGGGATATCGAATTTCGAACCATGTAGGGCTCTATGCCGAGCCCGGCATCTCCTATTATTTCAGAAACGGAAGTCATTTAGAGACCATTTACAGTGACAACCCGTTCAACTTCAATCTCCAGATCGGTCTGCGATTTACATTGGGAGAATGA
- a CDS encoding beta-lactamase family protein — protein sequence MKKKQIKRILRILFIIASISSLYFVPWILVRAWIMPLPDTVQEQLNEGINYGFDGMIVYVDETGKPPELFAAGWHDRNKKIPAYPQALFKIASITKLYIAVATTKLVKEGRLSLDKTLAEYFPELAESIEYSDKITLRMMVQHRSGIPNFVDHPDYWTKPPKNRQETLEYALDLPAVFIPGEDYGYSNTNYMLIEDLIDKTLGYSHQEYIKERILIPLGLKNTFGSLNEVNMDDVMSGYYVGVETDFKYENTGLMLATAKDVGIFLRALNDGSVFNEGEQEIYSSIYVYEHTGLLPGYQSIARYYKDLDMVVIQFNNTTNFNGYDWNLAEIIYSRIVKILKKKSA from the coding sequence ATGAAAAAGAAACAGATAAAACGAATACTCAGAATCCTATTTATTATTGCCAGCATAAGCTCATTATACTTCGTACCATGGATTTTGGTAAGAGCATGGATAATGCCACTACCTGATACAGTTCAAGAACAACTCAACGAAGGAATAAATTATGGATTTGATGGAATGATTGTTTATGTGGACGAAACAGGAAAACCTCCTGAGTTATTTGCAGCTGGCTGGCATGACCGAAATAAGAAAATACCTGCCTACCCGCAAGCATTATTCAAAATTGCGAGTATTACAAAATTATATATCGCGGTTGCTACTACAAAATTAGTTAAAGAAGGGCGTTTGTCTTTGGATAAGACACTTGCGGAATACTTTCCGGAACTTGCGGAAAGTATTGAATATTCAGACAAGATTACTTTGAGAATGATGGTGCAGCATCGGAGTGGCATTCCAAATTTTGTTGACCATCCTGATTATTGGACAAAGCCTCCAAAAAACAGACAAGAAACTCTTGAATACGCCCTGGATTTGCCAGCCGTCTTTATACCAGGTGAAGATTATGGTTACTCAAATACCAATTATATGTTGATAGAGGACCTTATTGATAAGACTTTGGGCTATTCCCACCAAGAATATATCAAGGAGAGAATATTGATTCCACTTGGGCTGAAAAACACTTTTGGTTCGCTTAATGAAGTAAACATGGATGATGTAATGAGCGGCTATTATGTTGGTGTTGAAACAGATTTTAAATATGAAAATACTGGCTTAATGCTTGCTACAGCAAAAGATGTGGGCATATTCTTACGTGCATTAAATGATGGCTCGGTGTTTAATGAAGGTGAACAGGAAATTTATTCTTCAATTTACGTTTATGAACATACCGGGCTACTTCCAGGCTATCAGAGCATTGCAAGATACTACAAAGACTTGGATATGGTTGTTATTCAATTCAACAATACAACTAATTTTAATGGTTATGACTGGAATTTAGCAGAAATCATTTATAGCCGAATTGTCAAAATATTAAAGAAAAAAAGCGCATAA
- a CDS encoding response regulator: MSKKAKIIYVDDEEVNVMLFEINFSVNFEVYSGSSGFEGLELLDKHPDVKVVISDMKMPKMTGIEFIKIAKEKYPEKKYYILTGFEITEEIQDALQAGLIQKYFQKPFDIQDIENSIHENL, from the coding sequence ATGAGCAAGAAAGCAAAGATTATCTATGTTGACGACGAAGAGGTGAATGTGATGCTGTTTGAAATTAATTTCTCCGTTAATTTTGAAGTCTATTCAGGTTCTAGTGGGTTTGAGGGGTTGGAGTTGTTAGATAAACATCCGGATGTGAAAGTCGTCATCAGTGATATGAAGATGCCTAAAATGACCGGGATTGAATTCATAAAGATAGCGAAAGAAAAATACCCTGAAAAGAAGTATTATATTTTGACAGGATTTGAAATAACGGAAGAAATCCAGGATGCGCTACAGGCGGGACTAATTCAAAAGTATTTTCAAAAACCTTTTGATATACAGGATATTGAAAACTCTATTCATGAGAACTTATAA